A window of Chryseobacterium sp. IHB B 17019 genomic DNA:
ACGCTCAGAACGATAATATTGAAAAAAAGGGACTTATTGCAAAGGAAATGAAATCTTTTGCCCAGAAAATGGCAGTCGGGAATATCAATCCGAATACGCTGAATTATGACCTGCAATATCAGAGAATGAATGTCACGCTAAATCCTGCTATCTATAATATTTCAGGATCGGTAACGTCCCATTTTAAGCCTAATCAGAGCCTTAACAGTATTTATTTTGATCTTGATAATCAGATGACGGTTTCGCAAGTGCAGTACCACGGTAATACACTTGCTTTCCAGCAACTTCCGACTAAAGAAATTAAAATTGATTTTCAGAGTGCTCTTCCGGCCAATGTTCTGGATTCTTTAACGATAACGTATTCGGGGGCACCATCCGCCACTTATAATGCTTTCTTTAACGGATCTCAGGGAGGAACCGCAGTGTTGTCAACGTTAAGCGAACCTTACGGGGCACAGGACTGGTTTCCAACAAAACAAAGCCTGAATGATAAGATCGACAGATTTGATTTTAAAATAACAACACCTTCTCAGTATAATGTTGCAGCCAACGGAAAATTGATGTCTGAAACTACACTTCCGGGTAGTCAGAAACTGACTTTCTGGAGAACAATGTATCCGATGGCTTCTTACCTGGTGGCACTTTCGATCACGAATTTTGTTAAGCTGAATGATACAATGGGAAATCCGCCTTTTCCTTTTGTGAATTATATTTTTCCCTCCACAGCTGCCAATACAACCAGTATGAGCAATATTGAATGGACAAAAACGGTTATGAACACCTTTGAAACATACCTTGGGCCGTATCCTTTTAGAAATGAAAAATACGGACACATGGAATTTCAGGTCGGTGGCGGAATGGAACATCAGACCATGTCTTCAATGGGAGGATGGACCAGGGGGCTTATTGCGCATGAACTTGCCCATCAATGGTTTGGAGATAAAATAACCTGCGGTGCCTGGAACGATATCTGGCTGAATGAAGGGTTTGCAACATTCGGGGAACATCTGGCCAATGAGAAACTGCTGATGACCAATACTCAATTTATGAACTATTTATTGGATCAGAAGAACTTTATTACAAGTTCTCCCGGTGGAAGTGTGTATGTAGCTGATTCCAATTTGGGAAGTGTGGGAACAATTTTCAGTGGAAGGTTGTCTTATTCCAAAGGAGGATATGTGGTTAGAATGTTGAAATGGATTTTAGGCGATACAGCTTTTTATCAGGCTATCCAGGATTATCATTCTAGACCGAATTTAGCTTATAACTACGCAAAAACACAGGATTTAAATGCATCTTTATTGCAGTCGACAGGAACTAATTTCACGGAATTTTTCAACGACTGGATTTATGGCGAAGGATATCCTATTTACGACATCAGATGGAGACAGTCCGGAGGTCAGATCATTATCAAAGCAGCTCAGACTCAAAGTAGTCCCACTGTAAGTTTTTACGAAATGCCTCTTCCGATAAAAGTAAATGGAACGGGTGGACAGACTGCTTATTTTAAATTAAATAATACAACCAACAACCAATATTTTGTACAGTCGGTTGCTTTTCCGGTGGCAAGTGTAGAATTTAATTATGAATATCAGATTTTAGAAAAAAATTCAACGGTAACTCAGGATAATACTTTAAATACTTCAGATTTTAATGTAGAAGAATTTGCTTTATATCCGAATCCGGCAAAGAACGAATTGAACATAAAAGGAATTGATAAGGCTACAGATTTTACCATTTATTTTACAGATGGAAAATTGGTGAGAAAGGGAACTTATCAGCCCGAAAAGGCGATTAATATTTCCGAACTTGTTCCTGGAACTTATATTTTTAAGATTAAAGATAAGAATGTGAAATTTTTAAAGAAATAAAAATTAGAATTAAAATAAAGATTCTTTACGAATTATCAAATAATAAAGCTGTTTCATGAGATTGAAACGGCTTTTTTTATTAAATTAGCGCATCTAAAAAATTACCAGAAATGATCTCTAAAAAGTATCTTGAAAATTTACAGAACGAACTACAAAATATTGACAACGACGGGCTTTACAAAAGAGAAAGAATCATTACTTCTCAGCAAAGTGCGGAAATAGAAGCCAACGGAAAAAAGCTGTTGAACTTCTGTGCCAACAATTATTTGGGATTATCAAACCATCCGGAAGTCATGAAAGCTTCGCAGGACATGATAGAATCTCATGGTTATGGAATGTCATCGGTACGTTTTATCTGCGGAACTCAGGATATTCACAAGCAATTGGAAGCAAAAATTGCTGAATTTTTAGGTCTTGAAGATACCATTTTGTATGCTGCTTGTTTTGACGCAAACGGAGGAGTTTTTGAACCTTTGTTTACGGAAGAAGATGCTATTATTTCTGATGAATTGAACCACGCTTCGATCATTGACGGAGTTCGTCTTTGTAAAGCGGCGAGATATCGTTACAAAAACAATAATATGGCAGATTTGGAAGCACAGTTGATTGCTGCTTCCGAAAAAAATCACCGTTTCAAAATCATCGTTACAGACGGGGTTTTCTCAATGGACGGAATTGTTGCAGACCTGAAAGGAGTTTGTGATTTAGCTGATAAATATGACGCTTTGGTGATGGTTGACGATTCTCATGCAACCGGATTTATCGGGAAAACAGGTCGTGGAACTCATGAGGCTAACGATGTAATGGGTAGAGTAGACATCATTACTTCTACATTAGGAAAGGCTCTTGGTGGTGCTTTGGGAGGATTTACTTCCGGTAAAAAAGAGATCATCGATATGTTGAGACAACGTTCTCGTCCATACTTATTCTCAAATTCATTGGCTCCGGGAATCGTGGGTGCAGCTTTGAAAGTCTTGGATATGATTTCTGAAGACACTTCTCTTCGTGATAAAGTAATGGAAAACGCAGAATATTTCAGAGCAGAAATGAAAGCTAAAGGTTTTGATATTCCTGATGGTGATGCTGCAATTGTTCCTGTAATGCTGTACGACGCTCCTTTGGCTCAGAAAATGGCTGAAAAACTGATGGATGAAGGGATTTACGTAATTGGGTTCTTTTATCCTGTTGTACCGAAAGGAAAAGCGAGAATCAGAGTTCAGCTTTCTGCGGCTCATACAAGAGAACATTTGGATAAGGCGATTGCCGGCTTTGAAAAAGTAGGAAAGGAACTTGGAGTAATTTAATACGATAGGCTGTAAGCTTTAGGCAAGAAGCTTTTAAGCCGTTAAAACTGACCTAAAGCTTATAGCTTATTGCCTATAGCAAAAAAATATGCTTTACACTATAATAAAAGCACTACATATTATCTTCATGGTAAGCTATTTTGCGGGAATTTTTTATCTCGTGAGAATCTTCGTTTACTATAAAGATACCGATGAATTTGCTGAGGAAAAGAAGAAAATTTTAAGAGAACAATACACTTTCATGGCTCGTAGGCTTTGGAATATCATCACCGTTCCGGCCGGAATTATCATGGCGGTATGCGGAATCATCATGATTTTTCTGAATTTGGGCTTAATGAAAACTCCTTGGTTTCATTTAAAATTAACCTTCCTGATCGGATTGGCAATTTATCATTACTGGTGCTGGAAAAAAGTTTTACAATTAAAAGAGCTCAACGGAAATACGTTGGAAACAGCCAACATAAAATTAAGGCAAGCGAACGAAATCGCAACTTTTATTCTATTTTTGGTCGTTTTCACGGTAATATTAAAATCAATGGTCATTGAATACTGGTGGCAATTAATTACAGGATTTTTCGTTCTGGTATTTTTGATCATGATGACCGTTAAGCTGGTTAATAAAAACAAGAAAAAGTTATAGGTTATGAATTATTAGTTATAAGTTGATTTAGATTTTCTAACTTAAATTTTTCAACATATAGCTGGTAACTCATAACTCATAATTTATAACTCATAACTAAAAAACATGTTTGCAATTTTAAAAAAAGAACTTTGGAGTTACTTCGGCAACTGGAGCGCATGGGTGATCATTGCGGCTTTCAGTCTGATAACGACATTGTTTCTGTTTTTTTTCGACAACGATTCTAATATTTTTGAGATCGGAATGGCTTCTTTACAAAGTTATTTCGTTTTGGTTCCTTGGTTATTAATGTTCATCATTCCGGCGCTTTCAATGAAAACTTTTGCGGAAGAACAGCAAACAGGAACATTAAACTGGTTATTTTCACAACCCTTAAAAATTTCAGATTTGGTGTTTGGGAAATTCCTTTCCGTTTGGATTGTTGGGATTTTATGTTTGATTCCATCACTGATTTACCTTTATACAGTCTATGTTTTGGGCGTTCCGGCAGGGAATATCGACTTGGGAATGACTTTCGGAAGCTATATCGGTTTAATTATTTTAATTGCAGCATTTTCCGGAGTCGGAATATTGGCTTCTTCGCTTTCTCAAAACCAGATTATGGCTTATTTGTTGGGCGTTTTCATGTGTTTTATCATGTATTTCGGAATCGAACAATTAGCTAGCTATAAATTATTAGGAGGAGCAGATTTTATTTTACAGAATATCGGTTTTTATCAGCATTTCTTAGGCTTTACGAGAGGTCTTATTGATTTTAAGGATGTTGCTTATTTTGTTTTGATTATCGGTGTTACGTTAGTTTTGTCCAACCATTTTATCAATAAAAAGAAGTAGAATTATGAAGAAGATACAATTTAAATCTCCATTAGGAATTTTACTTTTCGTGCTGTTGCCGTTGGTAATCATTTTGGCAGTTTCAGGAATCAGATTGGATTTAACCAAAGAAAAAAGATACACCCTTTCCGATAATACGATTAAAGTATTGGAATCCGTTAAAAAACCTTTAACAGTCGACGTTTATCTGGAAGGAGATTTCCCGGCGAGCTTTAAGCAGCTTCAGAGCGAAACAAGGTTCATGCTGGAAGAATTCAGGAAAATTAATCCTAAAATTGATTTTAAATTCATTGATCCTGTAAAAACCAAAATGTCTCAGGACACGCTGATGGCAATGGGAATGCAGCCTTCGGTACTTCCGGACATCAAGGACGGAAAAGTTTCGCAGATCTATTTATTTCCTTATGCGGTTGTAAAATACAACAAAAGAGGCGTTTCGATTCCTTTGGTTGTGCAGCAGACGGGAATTGATGCCGATCAGCAATTAACAAAATCAATCGAAAATTTAGAATATAATCTTGTTTCAAATATCAAAAATATTGCGGCAAACAAGAGAAAGAAAATAGGTGTTTTGGTGAATCAGGATGAGTTGAGTCCCAATGAATTCCAGGGTTTCATGCAGTTGGCTTTAGAAAGTTATGACGCGGGACCTATTATTCCTAAAAACCAGACGGAACTTACATTGGCAGACGTTCCGTTGTTGAAGCAGATGAGTGCCCTGGTTATAGCAAAACCGAGAAAAGCATTTACAGATAATGAAAAAGTAATCTTGGATCAATACATCATGAACGGTGGAAAAACGCTGTGGATGATTGATGCCATAAATGCAGAAATGGATACATTGATGAGGTCTCAAAAAGTGATGCCTTTCCCTGTAGACATCAATATGACAGACTTTTTCTTTAACTACGGAATCAGGATCAATCCTGCTTTGGTGAAAGATGTGAAGAAGTTTGCTTTGCTAAGATTAGTAACAGGTGAAGTGGGTGGAAATCCTCAATATACGAGTCTTCCGTGGCCGTATTTCCCGTTGGGTATTGCAGAACATAATAATCCGATCACAAAAAATATCAATCCTGTAAAGTTTGAATTTCCAACTTCCATTGATACGTTGGGCGGAAGAAAAAATATTAAAACCAATGTCCTTTTTGAATCAAGCGAAAGAACTTTATTGAAGCAGGTCCCGAATTATGTTGATTTAAAGGAAATTTCCAGCGTCGACAGTCTCGGACAAATGGAAAAACCAAGCACGCCGAAAATCTACGCCGTGTCTCTGGAAGGAAAGTTCAATTCTGCCTATTCATCAAGGATTGAAAGAAAATCTTATCCAAATTTCAAAGGCACAAGCCCGGAAAATAAAATGATCATCATCGCAGATGGTGATGTGGGAAGAAATAAAGTCCTGAAAGGTGAACCGCTTCCTTTAGGCGTAGATCTTTTGACCAATGAGCAATTCGGAAACGAACAGTTTCTAAGAAATGCCCTAGATTACTTACTTGACGACAGCAATCTGATGGAACTGAGAAACAGAAACATCGAAGAGCGTCTTCTCGATCGACAAAGAATTACTGAGGAAAAAAGCAACTGGCAATGGTTTAATTTGCTGTTTCCTTTAGCGATTATCGGTATTTTGGGAGGATTGTTTTTTTGGTTGAGGAAGAGGAAGTTTGGATAAAAACAGAAAAAGAGAAGTGTGAGCTTCTCTTTTTTGTTATTTAAATGTATTTACTACCATTGTTTAATTTCGAATAGTAAATTATTAGATTCAGTTATCATATCATTTTTAGAATCTTGTAATGATTGATCAATTCTAGCATTTAATTCTTTGATCGAAAATGGATTAAAATTATCTTCGTTATTGATTAAAATCTTCTCAAGGCGAGAAATTAATTCCTCACTTTGAATTTTCAGAAATTCCTGAATAAAATTTAATTTTCTGGTTTGAATATCCACGACTAATATATTTAAATCAAAATAATAATTTTCTCAATTAAACAGCCTCCTAAATTCCCCCGGCGACTGATTCGTCTTCTGCTTAAACAACTTACTAAAAGACTGCGGATGCTCAAACCCCAACTCATAAGCAATCTCACTGACAGAAAGATTCGTTGTGCTGAGGCGTTCTTTGGCATGGTCAATTAATTTATTCTGAATATGCTGTTGCGTGTTTTGCTGGGTATGAATTCGCAGCAAAGTTCCCAGATAATTGGGTGAAATATTCATCTGTTCGGCAATGGTTTTCACGGAAGGAATGCCGTTTTCCATGAGGTTTCCGTTTTCAAAATATTGAGACAGAATTTCTTCAAATTTCACCAGCAATTCGTGACTGGATTTTTTTCGGGTAAGAAACTGACGCTCATAAAAACGTTCGGCATAAATCAGGAACAGTTCAAGTTGGGCCACAATCAATTCCTGTGTGAATTTATCAATGTTTGTCTGATATTCTTTTTCGATATTTTTAAACAAATCAACTATAACTTTCTCTTCCTTATCCGAAAGGAAAAGCGCTTCATTAATCTGATAACTAAAGAATTCGTAAGATTTTATTTTCTTGATCAAAGAAGTTCCCCAAAGAAAATCGGGATGAATCAATAGTAAATACCCGGTGGGTTCCACTTCAACGCCTGGTTTCATTTCAAGGCTCAAAAACTGCAGCGGCGAAACAAAACACAACACCCCGGAATCAAAATCATATTCCTGCTGACCGTAATTGAACTTAGCATTAATATTCCTTTTCAAGCCTATCGAATAAAAATTCTGTATCCATTTCAATTCCGTATCATCCACGGGATAACGGACTTTACTGTAATCTATCAGGCTGATCAATGGGTGTTCAGGATTCGGAAGATTACAGAAAGCATGAAAATCGGAAATAGAATTAAAGCGAAATGTCTGTTTCATAATGCTAAATTATTTAAATTAAATTTAATATTTTATGATGTAAGGATATGAAATTAATGAAAATAAGATCCTTCGACAAGCTCAGGATGAGAACGCTAATACTACCGTTGTAACTAATACGTAAGTTTCACGCTGTTTTCCCAAGCGGAGTCGAAGGATCTCTAAGCTTAAAAAACTAGATCACAGTCGACAAAGTCAAACTTTCCCAATTCTCAGCATCACCTTTCATCGTCTCAAACTTTTTATCCAAAAATTCAGCTGCGCCGCTTCCCAATAAAAAATGCACCGGCGGATTTTGCTCTTCACTGATTTTGATGATTGCTTCTGCACCTTTTACGGGGTCGTTAGGCTGATTTCCATTGATCTCGTTAAGGTGAGTGCTTTCGGAGTTTCTGGCAGATTCATAAGCCTGGATTGAATGCGCTGGAGTTCTTAAAGAATCTTTATTTAAGAAATCGGTTCTGAAATATCCGGGATAAACA
This region includes:
- a CDS encoding M1 family metallopeptidase produces the protein MKKFYFLLLSVFVFQQFYAQNDNIEKKGLIAKEMKSFAQKMAVGNINPNTLNYDLQYQRMNVTLNPAIYNISGSVTSHFKPNQSLNSIYFDLDNQMTVSQVQYHGNTLAFQQLPTKEIKIDFQSALPANVLDSLTITYSGAPSATYNAFFNGSQGGTAVLSTLSEPYGAQDWFPTKQSLNDKIDRFDFKITTPSQYNVAANGKLMSETTLPGSQKLTFWRTMYPMASYLVALSITNFVKLNDTMGNPPFPFVNYIFPSTAANTTSMSNIEWTKTVMNTFETYLGPYPFRNEKYGHMEFQVGGGMEHQTMSSMGGWTRGLIAHELAHQWFGDKITCGAWNDIWLNEGFATFGEHLANEKLLMTNTQFMNYLLDQKNFITSSPGGSVYVADSNLGSVGTIFSGRLSYSKGGYVVRMLKWILGDTAFYQAIQDYHSRPNLAYNYAKTQDLNASLLQSTGTNFTEFFNDWIYGEGYPIYDIRWRQSGGQIIIKAAQTQSSPTVSFYEMPLPIKVNGTGGQTAYFKLNNTTNNQYFVQSVAFPVASVEFNYEYQILEKNSTVTQDNTLNTSDFNVEEFALYPNPAKNELNIKGIDKATDFTIYFTDGKLVRKGTYQPEKAINISELVPGTYIFKIKDKNVKFLKK
- the kbl gene encoding glycine C-acetyltransferase; its protein translation is MISKKYLENLQNELQNIDNDGLYKRERIITSQQSAEIEANGKKLLNFCANNYLGLSNHPEVMKASQDMIESHGYGMSSVRFICGTQDIHKQLEAKIAEFLGLEDTILYAACFDANGGVFEPLFTEEDAIISDELNHASIIDGVRLCKAARYRYKNNNMADLEAQLIAASEKNHRFKIIVTDGVFSMDGIVADLKGVCDLADKYDALVMVDDSHATGFIGKTGRGTHEANDVMGRVDIITSTLGKALGGALGGFTSGKKEIIDMLRQRSRPYLFSNSLAPGIVGAALKVLDMISEDTSLRDKVMENAEYFRAEMKAKGFDIPDGDAAIVPVMLYDAPLAQKMAEKLMDEGIYVIGFFYPVVPKGKARIRVQLSAAHTREHLDKAIAGFEKVGKELGVI
- a CDS encoding ABC transporter permease, which encodes MFAILKKELWSYFGNWSAWVIIAAFSLITTLFLFFFDNDSNIFEIGMASLQSYFVLVPWLLMFIIPALSMKTFAEEQQTGTLNWLFSQPLKISDLVFGKFLSVWIVGILCLIPSLIYLYTVYVLGVPAGNIDLGMTFGSYIGLIILIAAFSGVGILASSLSQNQIMAYLLGVFMCFIMYFGIEQLASYKLLGGADFILQNIGFYQHFLGFTRGLIDFKDVAYFVLIIGVTLVLSNHFINKKK
- a CDS encoding helix-turn-helix domain-containing protein, producing the protein MKQTFRFNSISDFHAFCNLPNPEHPLISLIDYSKVRYPVDDTELKWIQNFYSIGLKRNINAKFNYGQQEYDFDSGVLCFVSPLQFLSLEMKPGVEVEPTGYLLLIHPDFLWGTSLIKKIKSYEFFSYQINEALFLSDKEEKVIVDLFKNIEKEYQTNIDKFTQELIVAQLELFLIYAERFYERQFLTRKKSSHELLVKFEEILSQYFENGNLMENGIPSVKTIAEQMNISPNYLGTLLRIHTQQNTQQHIQNKLIDHAKERLSTTNLSVSEIAYELGFEHPQSFSKLFKQKTNQSPGEFRRLFN
- a CDS encoding CopD family protein, translating into MLYTIIKALHIIFMVSYFAGIFYLVRIFVYYKDTDEFAEEKKKILREQYTFMARRLWNIITVPAGIIMAVCGIIMIFLNLGLMKTPWFHLKLTFLIGLAIYHYWCWKKVLQLKELNGNTLETANIKLRQANEIATFILFLVVFTVILKSMVIEYWWQLITGFFVLVFLIMMTVKLVNKNKKKL
- the gldG gene encoding gliding motility-associated ABC transporter substrate-binding protein GldG, producing MKKIQFKSPLGILLFVLLPLVIILAVSGIRLDLTKEKRYTLSDNTIKVLESVKKPLTVDVYLEGDFPASFKQLQSETRFMLEEFRKINPKIDFKFIDPVKTKMSQDTLMAMGMQPSVLPDIKDGKVSQIYLFPYAVVKYNKRGVSIPLVVQQTGIDADQQLTKSIENLEYNLVSNIKNIAANKRKKIGVLVNQDELSPNEFQGFMQLALESYDAGPIIPKNQTELTLADVPLLKQMSALVIAKPRKAFTDNEKVILDQYIMNGGKTLWMIDAINAEMDTLMRSQKVMPFPVDINMTDFFFNYGIRINPALVKDVKKFALLRLVTGEVGGNPQYTSLPWPYFPLGIAEHNNPITKNINPVKFEFPTSIDTLGGRKNIKTNVLFESSERTLLKQVPNYVDLKEISSVDSLGQMEKPSTPKIYAVSLEGKFNSAYSSRIERKSYPNFKGTSPENKMIIIADGDVGRNKVLKGEPLPLGVDLLTNEQFGNEQFLRNALDYLLDDSNLMELRNRNIEERLLDRQRITEEKSNWQWFNLLFPLAIIGILGGLFFWLRKRKFG